One stretch of Brettanomyces nanus chromosome 4, complete sequence DNA includes these proteins:
- a CDS encoding uncharacterized protein (BUSCO:EOG09343A2X~EggNog:ENOG41), producing MNKLIRQVRQRVSIASLDVSGWIDDGFPDFPSVESQQKILSVIVKIAHTNGYYAQRVVKLILERLEASQEKDSVILDGLYEELCELMSEKPMDPTETDILEYTIEADNEETDKDKVIRIRESPRLLLGMGTTGLRTWDASLFLSQYLVEVLRSKTPELAGVRMNFVNRSVIELGCGTGFVGICLYKLFRDQLKQMIFTDGDTRLIDRISTNFALNDMSIDAKDLKVCKLWWGEDDFPNTEINTIVAADVTYDGSVIPDLVETLNEAMSQDNGKYGRVDTAYIAATVRNSSTMAIWTEYLEMGKKDQIWEWEVIESSRNPNKVTTDLSAGDNSWKSVWYPIGVSEIRIYKLSRM from the coding sequence ATGAATAAATTGATACGGCAAGTAAGACAGAGAGTAAGTATAGCCAGTTTGGATGTATCAGGATGGATTGATGATGGGTTTCCTGATTTTCCTTCGGTAGAAAGCCAACAAAAAATTCTTAGTGTAATCGTTAAAATAGCACATACCAACGGTTACTATGCGCAAAGAGTGGTCAAGCTAATTTTGGAGAGGTTAGAAGCAAGTCAGGAAAAAGATAGTGTTATCTTGGACGGATTATATGAAGAACTTTGTGAATTAATGTCGGAGAAGCCTATGGATCCTACGGAAACAGATATACTGGAATACACAATAGAGGCAGATAATGAAGAGACAGATAAAGATAAGGTGATCCGGATCCGGGAATCTCCCAGATTATTATTAGGAATGGGAACGACTGGACTCAGGACATGGGATGCGTCGTTATTCCTATCTCAATACCTTGTGGAGGTACTTAGAAGCAAAACTCCGGAATTGgctggtgtaaggatgaaCTTTGTGAATCGATCAGTGATTGAGTTAGGGTGTGGAACAGGATTTGTAGGAATCTGTCTATACAAGCTTTTCAGAGACCAGCTAAAACAGATGATATTCACGGATGGGGATACGCGGTTGATTGATCGGATCTCTACGAATTTTGCTCTCAACGATATGTCTATCGACGCAAAAGACCTGAAAGTCTGCAAACTATGGTGGGGCGAGGACGATTTTCCTAATACGGAAATTAATACCATAGTAGCTGCAGATGTGACATACGATGGGTCAGTAATACCAGATTTGGTCGAGACATTGAACGAAGCAATGAGTCAAGATAATGGGAAATATGGGCGTGTTGATACAGCATATATAGCGGCTACGGTAAGAAACAGTTCTACTATGGCGATATGGACGGAGTATTTAGAGATGGGGAAAAAGGATCAGATATGGGAATGGGAAGTAATAGAATCCAGTCGAAATCCGAACAAGGTGACTACAGACTTGTCTGCCGGAGATAACTCTTGGAAAAGTGTTTGGTATCCAATAGGAGTCTCTGAAATACGGATTTACAAGTTGAGTCGGATGTAG
- a CDS encoding uncharacterized protein (MEROPS:MER0003537~EggNog:ENOG41): MAYGFLKINGARLQYCESGPDNGHLVITLHGGRGFGSKEADFSVYSRLSQYGYKVVGFDFRGHANSSLTPPFTFHQIVDDIDGVRAHFAGSDGQCILIGGSFGGFIAQQYAITYPDHVSHLILRGTAPSYHHEEEAFKVLASRLDKVPNASISMLKKVFSRFESDQEMQLVMFALSPLYSEEYNPDKGLQSCLKTKYRSETHNDLYSETEKYFDYRSQLPYLKVKTLIFDGKEDWICPISQSEELHRLIPNSVLYIIPHANHSVHLEFPDLVVSKLLLFLTGKVDDSFEL, translated from the coding sequence ATGGCTTACGGATTTCTTAAAATTAATGGTGCCCGATTGCAATACTGCGAAAGCGGCCCGGATAACGGACATCTAGTTATTACTCTACATGGAGGTCGAGGCTTTGGATCTAAAGAAGCAGACTTTAGTGTCTACTCTCGACTCTCCCAATACGGTTACAAGGTGGTTGGCTTTGATTTTAGAGGACATGCAAACTCCTCATTGACCCCTCCGTTCAcatttcatcaaatagTCGATGATATAGACGGTGTACGTGCTCATTTTGCTGGTTCCGACGGTCAATGCATTCTAATAGGGGGCAGTTTTGGTGGTTTTATTGCACAGCAATACGCCATTACTTACCCAGATCACGTGTCCCATTTGATTCTAAGAGGAACTGCTCCCAGCTATcatcatgaagaagaggcGTTCAAAGTGTTGGCCAGCCGATTGGATAAAGTGCCAAATGCATCCATTTCCATGCTCAAAAAGGTATTCTCCAGGTTTGAAAGCGACCAGGAGATGCAATTGGTCATGTTCGCACTTTCTCCTCTATATTCAGAAGAGTATAACCCTGATAAAGGTCTACAAAGCTGCTTGAAAACCAAGTACAGATCTGAAACCCACAACGATCTCTACTCTGAAACAGAGAAATACTTTGACTACCGTAGTCAGCTTCCATATTTGAAAGTGAAAACCTTGATATTTGACGGAAAAGAGGATTGGATTTGTCCTATTAGCCAATCAGAGGAGTTGCATAGGTTGATTCCCAATTCTGTTCTTTATATAATCCCTCATGCCAATCATAGTGTTCATCTGGAATTTCCTGACTTGGTTGTCTCCAAACTACTACTCTTTTTGACTGGTAAAGTCGACGATTCCTTTGAACTCTAG